Proteins co-encoded in one Opitutus terrae PB90-1 genomic window:
- a CDS encoding DUF488 domain-containing protein — translation MSVRIVRLGTPRQPDEGLRIGTVRRPPRGVPKEQFAKQNWYDVWFPNLAPSLPVMKSALKATTPAQWAAFVRSYKSEMAQPAARHDVALLAALSRHTNFSVGCYCEREEHCHRSVLRQLLLEAGAKVE, via the coding sequence ATGAGTGTGCGCATCGTCCGCCTCGGCACCCCTCGGCAGCCCGACGAGGGCCTTCGCATCGGCACCGTTCGTCGTCCTCCACGTGGCGTCCCCAAGGAGCAATTCGCGAAACAAAATTGGTACGACGTCTGGTTCCCCAATCTCGCGCCGAGCCTCCCAGTGATGAAGTCCGCGCTGAAAGCGACCACGCCGGCGCAGTGGGCGGCCTTCGTCCGCAGCTACAAGTCCGAGATGGCCCAGCCCGCCGCCCGCCACGACGTCGCCCTCCTGGCCGCGCTCTCGCGGCACACCAACTTCTCGGTTGGCTGCTACTGCGAGCGCGAAGAGCACTGCCACCGCTCGGTACTGCGGCAGCTGCTCCTCGAAGCGGGGGCGAAGGTCGAATAG
- a CDS encoding GNAT family N-acetyltransferase codes for MERIALRQWRDSDLEPYVAMNRDPEVMRFFPARLEPEQSRASLERQRRFITERGWGLWAVDVDGTFAGFTGLSVPTFAAPFMPCVEIGWRLRREFWGRGIGFRAAQQALAYGFDTLHLAEIVSFTAAVNQRSRRLMERLGLVRDLTGDFDHPTIPLGHELRRHVLYRVSARLDNAGAFGHRAPLP; via the coding sequence ATGGAGCGGATTGCCTTGCGACAGTGGCGGGACTCCGACCTGGAGCCCTATGTCGCGATGAACCGCGATCCCGAGGTGATGCGCTTCTTTCCCGCGCGGCTCGAGCCGGAGCAAAGCCGCGCCTCACTCGAGCGCCAGCGCCGGTTCATCACCGAACGCGGTTGGGGACTCTGGGCCGTCGACGTCGACGGCACGTTCGCCGGTTTCACCGGGCTCTCGGTCCCGACGTTCGCGGCGCCGTTCATGCCGTGCGTGGAGATCGGCTGGCGGCTGCGCCGCGAATTCTGGGGTCGCGGCATCGGCTTTCGCGCCGCGCAGCAGGCGCTCGCCTATGGGTTCGACACGCTGCACCTCGCGGAGATCGTGTCCTTCACCGCCGCGGTGAACCAACGCTCGCGCCGGCTGATGGAGCGGCTCGGGCTCGTACGCGACCTGACGGGCGATTTCGATCATCCAACGATCCCTCTCGGGCACGAGCTGCGCCGGCACGTGCTCTACCGTGTATCCGCGAGACTCGACAACGCCGGAGCGTTTGGCCATCGTGCGCCGCTCC